A single window of Halobacillus naozhouensis DNA harbors:
- a CDS encoding amino acid ABC transporter substrate-binding protein — protein sequence MKKFGAMMIMSLLILILAACGSGASENSGDEAASDQSLLDQIKEKGVLTIGTEGTYAPYTFHNDEGELTGYDVEVAREIAKRMGVEAEFKETKWDAMFAGLNSDRFDMIANQVGIKPDREEKYNFSIPYTYTSAVLVTSKNNEEIKSFEDLKGKTSAQSLTSNYSAIAKSHGAEIESVEGFNPAMQLLANGRVDATVNDRLSVLDYLNEQGEGAPVQIVDKKEEASETAMMFRENNPELVEAVNKALKSMKEDGTLTEISKKWFNEDVSVK from the coding sequence ATGAAGAAATTTGGCGCAATGATGATTATGTCCTTATTAATACTTATTCTAGCTGCTTGTGGATCAGGCGCGTCTGAGAATAGTGGAGACGAAGCAGCAAGTGATCAATCTTTACTCGACCAAATTAAAGAAAAAGGGGTCCTGACGATAGGAACAGAAGGTACCTATGCCCCATATACCTTTCATAATGATGAGGGCGAACTGACTGGATACGATGTTGAGGTGGCCCGTGAAATTGCGAAACGGATGGGCGTTGAAGCTGAATTTAAAGAAACAAAATGGGATGCAATGTTTGCCGGGTTAAACAGTGATCGGTTTGATATGATCGCAAACCAGGTAGGAATTAAACCCGACCGTGAAGAGAAGTACAATTTTTCTATTCCCTATACGTACACATCTGCTGTGCTTGTAACTAGTAAAAATAATGAAGAAATTAAAAGCTTTGAAGACCTGAAAGGCAAGACGTCAGCACAATCCCTGACAAGTAATTACTCAGCGATTGCTAAAAGCCATGGGGCTGAGATTGAAAGTGTAGAAGGATTTAACCCAGCCATGCAGCTGCTTGCTAATGGGCGCGTAGATGCAACAGTAAACGATCGTCTGTCGGTGCTTGATTATTTGAATGAACAAGGGGAAGGCGCACCAGTTCAAATCGTCGATAAAAAGGAAGAAGCCTCTGAAACGGCGATGATGTTCCGTGAAAATAATCCTGAGCTCGTAGAAGCTGTAAACAAAGCGTTGAAAAGTATGAAAGAGGACGGAACACTAACAGAAATCTCAAAAAAATGGTTTAACGAAGATGTTTCAGTTAAGTAG
- a CDS encoding ABC transporter permease subunit (The N-terminal region of this protein, as described by TIGR01726, is a three transmembrane segment that identifies a subfamily of ABC transporter permease subunits, which specificities that include histidine, arginine, glutamine, glutamate, L-cystine (sic), the opines (in Agrobacterium) octopine and nopaline, etc.), with product MFQLSSVLLSPESIEILKNSFLPLLKGVLAYTIPLSLLSFFIGLILAVTTAILRISGIKVLSGIARVYVSIIRGTPLLVQLFIVFFGLGSLGIEFLKFDPFVGALIAFSLNTGAYASETIRASILSIDKGQWEASSSIGMSNFQSLRRVILPQATRVSIPPLSNSFIGLVKETSLASTILVSEMFRKAQEIVATTYEPLLVYMEAAVIYWVICFILSLVQDQIEIRLNRYVKT from the coding sequence ATGTTTCAGTTAAGTAGTGTACTGCTGAGCCCGGAATCAATTGAAATCCTTAAGAACTCCTTTCTGCCCTTGTTGAAAGGAGTTCTTGCTTACACGATTCCATTGTCCTTGCTCTCTTTTTTCATTGGGCTGATATTAGCCGTAACCACAGCAATTCTGCGGATATCGGGAATTAAAGTGTTAAGCGGAATTGCACGTGTTTACGTGTCCATTATCCGCGGAACCCCGCTTCTTGTGCAATTATTTATCGTGTTTTTCGGACTAGGCTCACTTGGTATTGAATTTTTGAAGTTTGATCCTTTTGTAGGTGCTTTAATCGCATTTTCCTTAAACACGGGGGCGTACGCATCTGAGACGATTCGTGCCTCTATTCTATCGATCGATAAAGGACAATGGGAGGCTTCTTCTTCGATTGGAATGTCCAATTTCCAGTCCCTAAGGCGTGTCATCCTGCCACAAGCAACCCGTGTTTCGATTCCGCCGTTGTCCAACTCGTTCATCGGACTGGTTAAAGAGACATCACTTGCTTCGACGATTCTGGTAAGTGAGATGTTTAGAAAAGCGCAGGAAATTGTGGCCACCACCTATGAGCCATTGCTCGTTTATATGGAGGCTGCCGTAATTTACTGGGTGATTTGTTTCATTCTGTCCCTTGTTCAAGATCAAATCGAAATTCGATTAAATCGTTATGTGAAAACGTAA
- a CDS encoding amino acid ABC transporter ATP-binding protein yields MLTMDHIYKQFGDLVVLKDISLNVEQGKVVVIIGPSGSGKTTLLRCLNVLERPESGSVTIDQQTLNFTKKLTKKQIRDFRKQSGMVFQTYNLFPHLSVIQNVMEGPVTVQKVDKNKARDKAAELLTKVGLQEKMYEYPYKLSGGQQQRVGIARAMAIDPKVMLFDEPTSALDPELVGEVLRVMKGLANEGRTMVVVTHEMKFAKEVADEVIFMDDGVIVERGAPSVLFEHPKEQRTRQFLNMINQ; encoded by the coding sequence ATGCTAACCATGGACCATATTTATAAACAATTTGGGGACCTCGTTGTATTAAAGGACATTAGTCTCAATGTTGAGCAGGGAAAGGTGGTTGTCATTATTGGACCTTCGGGTTCTGGGAAAACCACGCTGCTGCGGTGCCTAAACGTTCTGGAACGACCTGAAAGCGGCTCCGTGACCATCGACCAGCAAACCTTGAACTTTACGAAGAAACTTACGAAAAAACAAATCCGTGATTTCCGCAAGCAGTCTGGCATGGTTTTTCAAACGTACAATCTTTTCCCACACTTAAGTGTGATTCAGAACGTCATGGAAGGACCTGTGACCGTGCAGAAAGTGGATAAAAACAAGGCACGTGACAAGGCTGCGGAATTGCTGACAAAAGTAGGTCTTCAGGAAAAAATGTATGAATATCCCTACAAGCTTTCAGGTGGACAACAGCAGCGTGTCGGCATTGCCCGGGCGATGGCAATTGATCCGAAGGTCATGCTGTTTGACGAACCAACTTCAGCCCTTGACCCAGAGCTTGTCGGTGAAGTCTTAAGAGTTATGAAAGGACTTGCTAACGAAGGGAGAACAATGGTTGTCGTTACCCATGAAATGAAATTTGCCAAAGAAGTCGCCGATGAGGTGATCTTTATGGACGATGGAGTTATTGTTGAACGCGGCGCCCCTTCTGTTTTGTTTGAACATCCAAAGGAGCAGCGAACTCGACAGTTTCTCAATATGATCAATCAGTAG
- a CDS encoding C45 family autoproteolytic acyltransferase/hydolase, with protein sequence MKPIHSDILQFRGTHYDFGYQQGEQLKGSLTVKNREKQWKVRKPRFSVKETEVREAISRFAPGLWDELLGLSDALEWPMERVMMEFGGYRVDYKRSGCSIMTGDGYMIRNYDYMPKTYEGRYSFFQPTDTGYAIAGPTQRITGRMDGMNEKGLTLGYNFMHRKKPGDGFICCAIGRLVLESCATVEEAVAMLQEIPHRHSFSYTVFGKSDQTYVIEASPRGVEVRQANVCTNHFEILTKENRNHLADSMRRMESINSQRGQLAGAYDAFRLMNDTDKGVFSKQYRNWAGTIHTSGYLPKEMKTWFALGGDTEPVELDFGKWLNGEALELDRIHGEVDTDIPFVHIDEGAYWTGRK encoded by the coding sequence TTGAAGCCTATACATAGCGATATTTTACAATTTAGAGGGACACATTATGATTTCGGCTATCAGCAAGGTGAGCAGTTGAAAGGCTCGTTGACGGTCAAAAACCGTGAGAAGCAATGGAAAGTAAGGAAACCGCGGTTTAGTGTGAAGGAAACGGAAGTCAGGGAGGCGATCAGTCGCTTTGCTCCAGGTCTCTGGGATGAGCTATTGGGTCTGAGTGATGCTTTAGAATGGCCGATGGAGCGGGTGATGATGGAATTCGGTGGTTACCGGGTTGATTATAAGCGCTCTGGCTGCTCCATTATGACAGGGGACGGGTATATGATCCGAAACTATGATTATATGCCAAAAACCTACGAAGGCCGCTATAGTTTCTTTCAACCGACAGACACAGGCTATGCTATTGCTGGTCCCACTCAGCGCATTACCGGACGAATGGATGGGATGAATGAAAAAGGACTGACGCTCGGTTACAATTTCATGCACCGAAAAAAGCCCGGAGATGGATTTATCTGCTGTGCGATTGGCAGGCTCGTGCTAGAATCTTGTGCGACGGTCGAGGAAGCTGTAGCCATGCTTCAGGAAATTCCCCATCGTCATTCGTTCAGCTACACTGTTTTTGGCAAAAGTGATCAAACCTATGTTATTGAAGCTTCTCCTCGGGGAGTGGAGGTTCGTCAAGCCAACGTCTGTACGAATCATTTTGAAATCCTGACAAAAGAAAATCGTAACCATCTTGCCGATTCCATGAGGCGGATGGAATCGATAAATAGCCAGCGTGGTCAGCTTGCTGGGGCCTATGATGCATTTCGATTGATGAATGATACCGATAAAGGAGTCTTTTCGAAGCAATACAGGAATTGGGCGGGAACCATTCATACATCTGGTTATTTGCCAAAAGAAATGAAAACGTGGTTTGCGCTTGGAGGAGACACCGAGCCTGTTGAGCTTGACTTTGGCAAGTGGCTCAATGGGGAAGCCCTTGAATTGGATCGGATCCATGGGGAAGTGGATACGGATATTCCGTTTGTTCATATCGATGAGGGGGCGTATTGGACAGGAAGAAAATAA
- the ssuE gene encoding NADPH-dependent FMN reductase → MSEIVLLSGSPSEQSRSEKVLDYLNQLVVEEGLSTTKISVRSVSPEDLFYARFDSEAIGEIAETIQQAKGVIVASPVYKASYSGILKALIDLLPQDVLKDTPVLPIMSGGSKSHLLAIEYALKPLLATLKGQNLKGVYLLDDQIDKSKPSRPITDEDCDQRLQKQLGYFLQIIQKQVPLTL, encoded by the coding sequence ATGAGCGAAATCGTATTATTGTCAGGCAGCCCCTCGGAGCAGTCTAGATCAGAAAAGGTTTTAGATTACTTAAATCAATTGGTAGTTGAGGAAGGGTTATCTACAACGAAAATTTCAGTTCGTAGTGTTTCGCCTGAGGATTTATTTTATGCCCGTTTCGATAGTGAGGCAATTGGGGAAATTGCGGAAACGATCCAACAAGCAAAAGGTGTCATCGTTGCTTCACCCGTATATAAAGCGTCCTACTCTGGAATCCTTAAAGCCCTCATCGATCTATTGCCACAGGATGTCTTAAAGGATACGCCCGTTCTTCCCATTATGAGCGGCGGCAGTAAATCTCATTTACTCGCCATTGAATACGCGCTTAAACCTTTGCTGGCTACGTTAAAGGGACAAAATCTTAAAGGTGTTTATTTACTGGATGATCAGATTGATAAGTCTAAACCTTCCCGTCCAATTACCGATGAGGACTGTGACCAACGCTTGCAGAAACAGCTCGGTTATTTTCTTCAAATTATTCAGAAGCAGGTCCCCCTAACATTATAA
- a CDS encoding FadR/GntR family transcriptional regulator, giving the protein MIVEQIKNCIKRGEVLPGEKMPSERTLASRLSVSRTSVKEAYSVLESSGIVEIRQGSGVYLLINNVEDIMNKLQALIRGQSANMIDLMELRQALEVDIAYYAAYRRGQQDIVKLEQSYLQLEQAVFTNRLAAEEDLAFHMNIAKVARNYLLAQVMNMVSDQVLIGLEDSRARSLDVPGQSEQILQEHRAIYQSIKDGHPSSASAAMRKHLENVKQRYL; this is encoded by the coding sequence ATGATCGTAGAACAAATCAAAAATTGTATTAAAAGGGGGGAAGTTTTACCTGGGGAGAAAATGCCTTCAGAGAGAACGCTGGCTTCCAGATTGTCTGTATCGAGGACCTCTGTGAAAGAGGCATACAGTGTGCTGGAGTCGTCCGGTATCGTTGAAATCAGGCAAGGAAGTGGTGTTTATCTTTTAATAAATAACGTGGAAGATATTATGAATAAGCTCCAAGCCCTTATTCGTGGACAGTCGGCTAACATGATTGATCTTATGGAATTGCGACAGGCCTTAGAAGTGGATATTGCTTATTACGCAGCTTATAGGAGGGGGCAGCAGGATATTGTGAAGTTAGAACAATCCTATCTCCAGCTGGAACAAGCCGTGTTTACTAATAGGTTGGCTGCTGAAGAAGACTTGGCTTTTCACATGAACATTGCTAAGGTTGCAAGAAATTATTTACTGGCTCAAGTTATGAACATGGTCTCAGACCAGGTATTAATTGGACTGGAAGACAGTCGGGCCCGTTCATTGGATGTGCCGGGGCAAAGTGAACAAATCTTACAGGAGCACCGGGCCATCTATCAATCGATCAAAGACGGTCACCCCAGTTCTGCCAGTGCAGCGATGAGAAAACATCTTGAAAATGTTAAACAACGGTATTTATAA
- a CDS encoding Nramp family divalent metal transporter: protein MSSEAHSHEKMHTEIPKAPTTIGGKLKTVGPGIVTAATGVGTGDLVAALVAGVSFGTTLIWAIIVGAILKFFLTEGMGRWQLATGKTILEGWRSMGKWATGYFGVYSILWGFSYGAAAMTTSALMMVTMFPIMPLWAWAMIHGIAGLLIVLTGRYDIFERVMTVLVGVMFVTVVGSAIMIAPDLGNILSGTIPRFDSGSFLLVLGLLGGVGGTITMAAYGYWIREKNWQGKSWISMMRIDTSVAYIITAIFTTSLLVIGAEFLYGTGVEINGEEGLVTLGSIFSSEFGNVARWLFLIGAWSAAFSSLLGVWNGVPYLFADFMRLVRKRNMDTPVSEKEPAYRFYLLWLTFPPMLLLFFDKPVGIVIAYGALGALFMPFLAISLLTLLNSKRVEEVYQNGWITNAVLVGSLLLFGYLGVVELINLF from the coding sequence GTGAGTTCAGAAGCACATTCTCATGAGAAAATGCATACAGAGATTCCAAAAGCTCCCACGACGATCGGGGGAAAGTTAAAAACAGTAGGACCAGGGATTGTTACGGCTGCTACAGGCGTAGGTACTGGTGACCTGGTCGCAGCACTTGTCGCTGGCGTTTCATTCGGGACCACCTTGATTTGGGCGATTATCGTCGGTGCAATTCTTAAATTCTTTTTAACAGAAGGAATGGGACGCTGGCAATTGGCAACAGGAAAGACCATTTTAGAAGGCTGGCGTTCGATGGGAAAATGGGCAACAGGTTACTTTGGCGTTTATTCTATTCTCTGGGGGTTCAGTTATGGGGCGGCAGCCATGACGACTTCTGCGCTGATGATGGTCACTATGTTTCCCATCATGCCTTTGTGGGCATGGGCCATGATTCATGGTATTGCCGGGCTTTTAATTGTTTTGACAGGCCGTTACGATATATTTGAACGAGTGATGACTGTATTGGTAGGGGTCATGTTTGTAACGGTCGTGGGATCAGCGATCATGATCGCGCCAGACCTTGGAAATATATTAAGTGGAACGATTCCGCGTTTCGACAGTGGATCCTTCTTACTTGTACTGGGCTTGCTCGGCGGTGTGGGCGGTACCATTACGATGGCTGCATATGGTTATTGGATTCGCGAGAAAAATTGGCAAGGAAAATCGTGGATTTCGATGATGAGAATTGATACGTCCGTTGCTTATATCATTACAGCCATTTTTACAACATCACTGCTCGTGATCGGTGCTGAATTTTTATACGGAACGGGGGTTGAAATCAACGGAGAGGAAGGGCTTGTAACGTTAGGCTCAATCTTTAGTTCTGAGTTTGGAAATGTCGCCCGCTGGTTGTTTTTAATTGGTGCTTGGTCGGCTGCCTTTTCATCCTTACTGGGTGTTTGGAACGGGGTTCCTTATTTGTTCGCCGATTTCATGAGACTTGTCCGTAAACGGAACATGGACACGCCAGTGTCAGAAAAAGAACCCGCTTACCGCTTCTACTTACTATGGCTGACATTCCCGCCAATGCTTTTGCTATTCTTTGATAAACCGGTAGGAATTGTTATTGCTTATGGAGCCTTAGGGGCTTTGTTTATGCCATTCTTAGCTATTTCATTGTTGACATTGTTAAATTCCAAACGAGTGGAAGAGGTCTATCAGAATGGCTGGATCACAAATGCTGTATTAGTCGGGAGCTTGTTGTTGTTTGGGTATTTAGGTGTTGTGGAACTTATTAATTTGTTTTAG
- the lhgO gene encoding L-2-hydroxyglutarate oxidase, with protein sequence MYDYTIIGAGIVGLSVGMELTRHYPNARVLIVEKESAISAHQTGRNSGVIHSGIYYKPGSLKAKLARTGNQQIVDFCKKHNIEHDICGKVIVATNQKELPLLENLYERGLQNHLDVEKISPKELKEIEPHVNGIAAIRIPSTGIVNYQQVAKVFAEQIQQNGGQIMLDTEVRDMTDGVDGVELHTNQGIFQSRSLINCGGLFSDRIAQMAGIKTDMRIIPFRGEYFELKPEKHHLVQNLIYPVPNPDFPFLGIHFTRMLDGRVLIGPNAVLSFKREGYSKKDFEMKDFIESATYPGLLKLAGKNATEGLKEMYRSYSKKALVKEVQRFIPEIGEDDIVPGRAGVRAQALDSDGHLIDDFMMIQDKRMIHVCNAPSPAATASIEIGREIVSRVGKNEQGTVSY encoded by the coding sequence ATGTATGACTATACGATAATCGGAGCTGGAATCGTAGGTTTGTCTGTAGGGATGGAGCTGACGAGGCACTATCCGAATGCCCGGGTTCTAATTGTTGAAAAGGAATCAGCTATTTCGGCTCATCAAACGGGAAGAAACAGCGGAGTCATTCACTCTGGGATTTACTACAAACCAGGCAGTTTAAAGGCAAAGCTGGCTCGTACAGGCAACCAGCAAATCGTAGACTTTTGTAAAAAACACAACATTGAGCATGACATTTGCGGTAAAGTAATTGTCGCTACAAATCAGAAAGAGCTTCCGTTGCTTGAAAATCTTTATGAACGGGGCTTGCAAAATCACTTGGACGTGGAAAAGATCTCACCGAAAGAGCTTAAAGAAATAGAACCACATGTCAACGGAATTGCAGCGATCCGGATCCCGAGTACTGGTATTGTCAATTACCAGCAGGTCGCGAAAGTATTTGCAGAACAAATTCAACAAAATGGCGGGCAAATTATGTTGGATACAGAGGTCCGAGATATGACGGATGGTGTAGATGGAGTTGAACTCCACACCAACCAGGGGATCTTCCAGAGTCGGTCCCTCATTAACTGTGGCGGTTTATTCAGTGACCGGATTGCTCAAATGGCCGGTATTAAAACGGACATGAGAATCATTCCGTTTCGCGGGGAATATTTTGAGTTAAAGCCTGAGAAGCACCATCTTGTTCAAAACCTGATCTACCCGGTTCCTAATCCAGATTTTCCTTTCCTGGGGATTCATTTTACAAGAATGCTGGATGGACGGGTTCTGATCGGTCCTAATGCTGTTCTGAGCTTTAAACGGGAGGGATACAGCAAAAAGGACTTTGAAATGAAAGATTTTATCGAATCGGCTACTTATCCGGGGCTGCTTAAATTAGCTGGCAAAAATGCGACGGAAGGGTTAAAAGAGATGTATCGTTCTTATAGTAAGAAAGCACTGGTTAAGGAGGTTCAGCGGTTTATTCCTGAAATCGGTGAAGATGATATTGTTCCGGGAAGAGCGGGGGTTCGTGCCCAGGCTCTTGACTCTGACGGGCATTTGATTGATGACTTTATGATGATCCAGGACAAGCGAATGATCCACGTATGTAATGCGCCCTCTCCAGCTGCCACGGCATCGATCGAAATCGGCCGTGAGATCGTCTCGCGTGTGGGGAAAAATGAGCAAGGAACGGTAAGTTACTAA
- a CDS encoding YkvI family membrane protein, with amino-acid sequence MKNTLRIAGAYVGIIIGAGFASGQEIVQFFTSFGLWGIIGAVITIALFAFIGMQLIQLGSHLQVSSHKKVIRHICGKYLGPVVDITLTFFLFGVATIMVAGSGSIFEQQFGMSPLVGNILMVILSTLTLCLNTDKVISVISLISPYMLTLIIIITIYSFFTSNAELSELESTALAQPSAASHWLLSALLYVAFNIAVGFSMMTLIGSTAKDSKSAGRGAVLGGICLGVLVVLINLGIYANINRLQGIDMPTLLLASDISPVVGILMSIALLSMIFNTAVGMLYSFTARFVEADTPKFRGAVVVVGLLSFAASLVGFTDLVSTVYPLMGYLGFILIGGVTISWVRSKKQPAPVAAEE; translated from the coding sequence ATGAAGAACACACTACGAATCGCCGGCGCTTACGTCGGTATCATTATTGGAGCAGGATTTGCTTCAGGGCAGGAAATTGTCCAATTTTTCACAAGTTTTGGGTTATGGGGGATTATCGGAGCAGTTATAACTATTGCCTTATTTGCGTTTATCGGGATGCAACTCATACAGTTGGGGTCGCATTTACAGGTCTCCTCCCATAAAAAAGTCATCCGGCATATTTGCGGAAAATACTTAGGTCCAGTTGTCGATATTACGTTGACATTCTTTTTGTTTGGGGTGGCTACCATTATGGTCGCTGGCAGTGGTTCGATCTTCGAACAGCAATTTGGGATGTCACCCTTAGTAGGTAATATCTTAATGGTCATTTTATCTACCCTGACTCTTTGTCTAAATACAGACAAGGTGATTTCAGTGATTAGTTTAATCAGTCCCTATATGTTGACACTGATTATTATCATCACGATTTATTCTTTCTTTACCAGTAACGCCGAACTATCGGAATTGGAAAGTACTGCGTTGGCCCAGCCATCAGCAGCCTCGCATTGGCTGCTTAGTGCACTGTTGTATGTCGCCTTTAATATTGCGGTAGGTTTTTCTATGATGACACTAATCGGTTCTACTGCCAAGGATAGTAAATCGGCTGGCCGTGGGGCTGTTCTAGGCGGAATTTGCCTTGGCGTTTTAGTTGTTCTTATCAATTTAGGAATCTATGCAAATATCAATCGATTGCAAGGGATTGACATGCCGACATTGTTGTTGGCTTCTGATATATCACCTGTCGTAGGAATTCTGATGTCGATTGCGCTGCTTTCGATGATCTTCAACACAGCGGTTGGCATGCTGTATTCATTTACCGCACGATTTGTTGAAGCAGATACACCAAAGTTCAGAGGTGCGGTAGTTGTGGTAGGGCTTCTATCTTTTGCAGCAAGTTTGGTAGGATTTACTGATCTTGTCAGCACCGTATACCCATTGATGGGCTATCTAGGATTCATTTTGATCGGCGGGGTAACGATCTCCTGGGTACGGTCTAAGAAGCAGCCGGCCCCGGTGGCTGCTGAGGAATAA
- a CDS encoding YihY/virulence factor BrkB family protein, producing the protein MTQYNTGFYKELINRSIHDKVFDMAAQLAYYLLLALFPFLILMFSLLSFLPISVQSVLNLVRPFAPQGSMQLIENNLYHVLEVTRGDLLSLSMVMTVWLSALGTNALIRTLNSAYRVEESRSPIKSLVVAIMLTVGMIVSIIISLLLSVFGKEIGLYIFSHAGLSTAFLPDWNVLRWSLSFFILILLFACLYFVAPNEKLRVRDIIPGTLFAAIGWQLASLGFSYYVGVSNYSLIYGNLGTIVVLMVWLYLSSLMILLGGEINAIVRSGRIRVM; encoded by the coding sequence ATGACACAATACAATACGGGATTTTACAAGGAGTTAATCAACCGTTCTATCCACGATAAAGTGTTTGATATGGCTGCACAGCTGGCTTATTATTTACTGCTCGCACTGTTTCCATTTTTAATTTTAATGTTCAGTTTGTTAAGCTTTCTGCCCATTTCAGTTCAATCCGTCTTAAACTTGGTCAGGCCGTTTGCCCCACAAGGTTCTATGCAGTTGATTGAAAACAACTTATATCATGTACTTGAGGTAACAAGGGGAGACTTATTATCACTGAGTATGGTGATGACCGTTTGGTTGTCAGCATTAGGGACCAACGCCTTGATTCGTACACTAAATAGTGCCTATCGGGTAGAAGAAAGCAGATCCCCCATTAAATCGCTGGTGGTAGCCATTATGCTTACAGTCGGAATGATTGTCAGTATAATTATTTCTTTATTGTTATCAGTTTTTGGAAAAGAAATTGGGCTGTACATTTTTTCTCATGCAGGATTATCCACTGCCTTTTTACCTGACTGGAATGTGCTGCGGTGGTCTCTCAGCTTTTTTATTTTAATTTTGTTATTTGCCTGCTTATACTTTGTGGCCCCAAATGAGAAACTGCGTGTAAGAGATATCATCCCTGGTACGCTATTTGCTGCGATTGGGTGGCAGCTGGCTTCGCTTGGATTTTCTTATTATGTAGGAGTCAGCAATTATTCTCTCATCTATGGAAACCTTGGGACCATCGTCGTTCTGATGGTTTGGCTCTATCTCTCTTCATTGATGATCCTGCTTGGCGGCGAAATCAATGCCATAGTAAGGAGCGGCAGGATAAGGGTAATGTAA
- a CDS encoding DinB family protein: MYGLDQKRQEVLEFVKNISDDQATVKPGQESWSILEVLEHLYLMEQLVVYQIGKALKEGDEQQVSDKPVHHTPDRSQKVPAPEAVQPKGEFHTIEDARKGLEKSREATMFLIHNKEEEILKNRAFPHPIFGDMNLVQWVEFIGWHELRHLDQMKEVKENIS, encoded by the coding sequence ATGTACGGATTAGATCAAAAGAGACAGGAAGTTCTTGAATTCGTGAAGAACATTTCCGACGATCAGGCCACCGTAAAACCAGGGCAAGAATCCTGGTCGATCCTTGAAGTACTGGAACACCTCTATTTAATGGAACAACTTGTTGTTTACCAAATAGGAAAAGCATTAAAAGAAGGTGATGAGCAGCAGGTCAGTGACAAACCTGTCCACCATACACCAGATCGCAGCCAGAAAGTACCCGCACCTGAAGCTGTTCAGCCAAAAGGAGAGTTTCATACAATAGAGGATGCTAGAAAAGGGTTAGAGAAAAGCAGGGAAGCCACGATGTTTTTAATCCATAATAAAGAGGAAGAGATCTTGAAAAACCGAGCTTTCCCTCATCCAATATTCGGAGATATGAATCTTGTTCAGTGGGTGGAATTTATCGGCTGGCATGAATTGCGTCACCTTGATCAAATGAAAGAGGTTAAAGAAAACATTTCATAA